One segment of Falco biarmicus isolate bFalBia1 chromosome 12, bFalBia1.pri, whole genome shotgun sequence DNA contains the following:
- the EPHX1 gene encoding epoxide hydrolase 1 isoform X1 → MEKPQRADKECIMLLEVFLVLGTVIIYFLLSKKKEETLPFKDGWWGKGPKPDTEEDRTIWPFKVETTEGELSDLFRRLDQARLTEPLENSCFHYGTNSVYLRKVVSYWKNEFNWKKQVEILNKYPQFKTKIQGIDIHFVHVKPPCLPEGQSAKPLLMVHGWPGSFYEFYKIIPLLTDPASHGLSDEHIFEVICPSIPGYGFSEAPHKKDFNSVSAASVFYELMLRLGFNEFYAQGGDWGWLICTNLAQIAPTHMKGLHLNLASVTNVGFTHLLSILLGCYLPRLFGFQDEDVRRMFPFLKKGLYRILLESGYAHIQATKPDTVGCGLNDSPVGLAAYILEKFSTWTDLEFQNLEDGGLERKFNLDDLLTNIMIYWVSGCIVSSMRFYKENLKKGIGTQKHERLTVQVPTGIASFPNEVMHTPQAWAQKKYTNIVSFHFMPRGGHFAALEEPELLAEDILRFVGKVEKEQLWRKKE, encoded by the exons ATGGAAAAACCTCAAAGAGCTGATAAAGAAT GCATTATGCTGCTCGAAGTGTTCCTGGTTCTGGGGACAGTCATCATCTACTTCTTACTTtccaagaagaaagaagagacatTACCCTTCAAAGACGGATGGTGGGGCAAGGGACCAAAGCCTGACACTGAAGAAGATAGAACTATTTGGCCATTTAAGGTGGAAACTACAGAAGGAGAGCTGAGC GACTTATTTAGGAGACTTGACCAGGCTCGACTGACTGAGCCACTCGAGAACAGCTGTTTCCATTATGGGACTAACTCGGTGTATCTCAGGAAGGTTGTCTCCTACTGGAAAAATGAGTTCAATTGGAAGAAACAAGTGGAAATCCTCAACAAGTACCCACAGTTCAAAACTAAGATTCAAG gcaTTGATATCCATTTTGTTCACGTAAAGCCTCCTTGTTTGCCTGAAGGCCAGTCTGCAAAGCCATTATTAATGGTTCATGGTTGGCCTGGCTCATTTTACgaattttacaaaattatcCCTCTCCTGACGGATCCTGCAAGCCATGGCCTCAGCGATGAGCACATTTTTGAAGTCATTTGCCCATCTATCCCCGGTTATGGTTTCTCAGAAGCACCCCACAAAAAAG actTTAATTCTGTAAGTGCCGCTTCTGTTTTTTACGAATTGATGCTCAGACTGGGATTCAACGAGTTCTATGCACAAGGTGGCGACTGGGGCTGGCTCATCTGCACCAATCTGGCCCAGATTGCTCCCAC CCATATGAAAGGTCTCCATTTAAATCTAGCCTCAGTCACGAACGTGGGTTTCACTCACCTGCTCTCCATTCTGCTGGGCTGCTATCTTCCAAGGCTTTTCGGTTTCCAGGATGAAGATGTGAGGCGGATGTTTCCCTTCTTGAAAAAAGGGCTCTACAGGATCTTGCTGGAGTCTGGCTACGCTCACATACAGGCTACAAAGCCTGATACTGTtg GCTGTGGTTTGAACGACTCTCCTGTAGGACTGGCTGCATACATCTTGGAGAAGTTTTCTACATGGACTGATCTGGAATTCCAGAATTTAGAGGATGGAGGACTAGAAAG GAAGTTTAACCTGGATGATCTGCTCACCAATATCATGATCTACTGGGTGTCAGGCTGTATAGTCTCCTCAATGCgtttctacaaagaaaatttGAAGAAGGGGATAGGCACACAGAAACATGAAAG GCTCACAGTACAAGTACCTACTGGCATTGCCTCCTTCCCTAATGAAGTCATGCACACGCCCCAGGCTTGGGCCCAGAAGAAATACACCAACATAGTTTCCTTCCATTTCATGCCTCGAGGTGGCCACTTCGCAGCTTTGGAGGAACCTGAACTTCTTGCTGAAGATATTTTGCGATTTGTTGGGAAAGTAGAGAAAGAGCAactttggagaaagaaagaataa
- the EPHX1 gene encoding epoxide hydrolase 1 isoform X2: MLLEVFLVLGTVIIYFLLSKKKEETLPFKDGWWGKGPKPDTEEDRTIWPFKVETTEGELSDLFRRLDQARLTEPLENSCFHYGTNSVYLRKVVSYWKNEFNWKKQVEILNKYPQFKTKIQGIDIHFVHVKPPCLPEGQSAKPLLMVHGWPGSFYEFYKIIPLLTDPASHGLSDEHIFEVICPSIPGYGFSEAPHKKDFNSVSAASVFYELMLRLGFNEFYAQGGDWGWLICTNLAQIAPTHMKGLHLNLASVTNVGFTHLLSILLGCYLPRLFGFQDEDVRRMFPFLKKGLYRILLESGYAHIQATKPDTVGCGLNDSPVGLAAYILEKFSTWTDLEFQNLEDGGLERKFNLDDLLTNIMIYWVSGCIVSSMRFYKENLKKGIGTQKHERLTVQVPTGIASFPNEVMHTPQAWAQKKYTNIVSFHFMPRGGHFAALEEPELLAEDILRFVGKVEKEQLWRKKE, encoded by the exons ATGCTGCTCGAAGTGTTCCTGGTTCTGGGGACAGTCATCATCTACTTCTTACTTtccaagaagaaagaagagacatTACCCTTCAAAGACGGATGGTGGGGCAAGGGACCAAAGCCTGACACTGAAGAAGATAGAACTATTTGGCCATTTAAGGTGGAAACTACAGAAGGAGAGCTGAGC GACTTATTTAGGAGACTTGACCAGGCTCGACTGACTGAGCCACTCGAGAACAGCTGTTTCCATTATGGGACTAACTCGGTGTATCTCAGGAAGGTTGTCTCCTACTGGAAAAATGAGTTCAATTGGAAGAAACAAGTGGAAATCCTCAACAAGTACCCACAGTTCAAAACTAAGATTCAAG gcaTTGATATCCATTTTGTTCACGTAAAGCCTCCTTGTTTGCCTGAAGGCCAGTCTGCAAAGCCATTATTAATGGTTCATGGTTGGCCTGGCTCATTTTACgaattttacaaaattatcCCTCTCCTGACGGATCCTGCAAGCCATGGCCTCAGCGATGAGCACATTTTTGAAGTCATTTGCCCATCTATCCCCGGTTATGGTTTCTCAGAAGCACCCCACAAAAAAG actTTAATTCTGTAAGTGCCGCTTCTGTTTTTTACGAATTGATGCTCAGACTGGGATTCAACGAGTTCTATGCACAAGGTGGCGACTGGGGCTGGCTCATCTGCACCAATCTGGCCCAGATTGCTCCCAC CCATATGAAAGGTCTCCATTTAAATCTAGCCTCAGTCACGAACGTGGGTTTCACTCACCTGCTCTCCATTCTGCTGGGCTGCTATCTTCCAAGGCTTTTCGGTTTCCAGGATGAAGATGTGAGGCGGATGTTTCCCTTCTTGAAAAAAGGGCTCTACAGGATCTTGCTGGAGTCTGGCTACGCTCACATACAGGCTACAAAGCCTGATACTGTtg GCTGTGGTTTGAACGACTCTCCTGTAGGACTGGCTGCATACATCTTGGAGAAGTTTTCTACATGGACTGATCTGGAATTCCAGAATTTAGAGGATGGAGGACTAGAAAG GAAGTTTAACCTGGATGATCTGCTCACCAATATCATGATCTACTGGGTGTCAGGCTGTATAGTCTCCTCAATGCgtttctacaaagaaaatttGAAGAAGGGGATAGGCACACAGAAACATGAAAG GCTCACAGTACAAGTACCTACTGGCATTGCCTCCTTCCCTAATGAAGTCATGCACACGCCCCAGGCTTGGGCCCAGAAGAAATACACCAACATAGTTTCCTTCCATTTCATGCCTCGAGGTGGCCACTTCGCAGCTTTGGAGGAACCTGAACTTCTTGCTGAAGATATTTTGCGATTTGTTGGGAAAGTAGAGAAAGAGCAactttggagaaagaaagaataa
- the EPHX1 gene encoding epoxide hydrolase 1 isoform X3, whose translation MEKPQRADKECIMLLEVFLVLGTVIIYFLLSKKKEETLPFKDGWWGKGPKPDTEEDRTIWPFKVETTEGELSDLFRRLDQARLTEPLENSCFHYGTNSVYLRKVVSYWKNEFNWKKQVEILNKYPQFKTKIQDFNSVSAASVFYELMLRLGFNEFYAQGGDWGWLICTNLAQIAPTHMKGLHLNLASVTNVGFTHLLSILLGCYLPRLFGFQDEDVRRMFPFLKKGLYRILLESGYAHIQATKPDTVGCGLNDSPVGLAAYILEKFSTWTDLEFQNLEDGGLERKFNLDDLLTNIMIYWVSGCIVSSMRFYKENLKKGIGTQKHERLTVQVPTGIASFPNEVMHTPQAWAQKKYTNIVSFHFMPRGGHFAALEEPELLAEDILRFVGKVEKEQLWRKKE comes from the exons ATGGAAAAACCTCAAAGAGCTGATAAAGAAT GCATTATGCTGCTCGAAGTGTTCCTGGTTCTGGGGACAGTCATCATCTACTTCTTACTTtccaagaagaaagaagagacatTACCCTTCAAAGACGGATGGTGGGGCAAGGGACCAAAGCCTGACACTGAAGAAGATAGAACTATTTGGCCATTTAAGGTGGAAACTACAGAAGGAGAGCTGAGC GACTTATTTAGGAGACTTGACCAGGCTCGACTGACTGAGCCACTCGAGAACAGCTGTTTCCATTATGGGACTAACTCGGTGTATCTCAGGAAGGTTGTCTCCTACTGGAAAAATGAGTTCAATTGGAAGAAACAAGTGGAAATCCTCAACAAGTACCCACAGTTCAAAACTAAGATTCAAG actTTAATTCTGTAAGTGCCGCTTCTGTTTTTTACGAATTGATGCTCAGACTGGGATTCAACGAGTTCTATGCACAAGGTGGCGACTGGGGCTGGCTCATCTGCACCAATCTGGCCCAGATTGCTCCCAC CCATATGAAAGGTCTCCATTTAAATCTAGCCTCAGTCACGAACGTGGGTTTCACTCACCTGCTCTCCATTCTGCTGGGCTGCTATCTTCCAAGGCTTTTCGGTTTCCAGGATGAAGATGTGAGGCGGATGTTTCCCTTCTTGAAAAAAGGGCTCTACAGGATCTTGCTGGAGTCTGGCTACGCTCACATACAGGCTACAAAGCCTGATACTGTtg GCTGTGGTTTGAACGACTCTCCTGTAGGACTGGCTGCATACATCTTGGAGAAGTTTTCTACATGGACTGATCTGGAATTCCAGAATTTAGAGGATGGAGGACTAGAAAG GAAGTTTAACCTGGATGATCTGCTCACCAATATCATGATCTACTGGGTGTCAGGCTGTATAGTCTCCTCAATGCgtttctacaaagaaaatttGAAGAAGGGGATAGGCACACAGAAACATGAAAG GCTCACAGTACAAGTACCTACTGGCATTGCCTCCTTCCCTAATGAAGTCATGCACACGCCCCAGGCTTGGGCCCAGAAGAAATACACCAACATAGTTTCCTTCCATTTCATGCCTCGAGGTGGCCACTTCGCAGCTTTGGAGGAACCTGAACTTCTTGCTGAAGATATTTTGCGATTTGTTGGGAAAGTAGAGAAAGAGCAactttggagaaagaaagaataa